Genomic window (Desulforapulum autotrophicum HRM2):
CCATGATAACAACGGAAATAGGAACGATTATCCTGCAAACCATTGAAAAAATCGCTCCCGAGTCGAGTCTTGAAAACCTGAATCCAGACCTTCGCTTTCGCGATCAGTTTGATTTTGATTCAGTAGACTTTGTCAATTTCATTGATCAGCTCCAGGAACGTTTCCAGATCAAAA
Coding sequences:
- a CDS encoding acyl carrier protein, producing the protein MITTEIGTIILQTIEKIAPESSLENLNPDLRFRDQFDFDSVDFVNFIDQLQERFQIKIPETDYPQLATLNGGIAYLDRKNREAM